Below is a window of Roseofilum reptotaenium CS-1145 DNA.
ATTAACAATAAGTCTCCTACCAAATGACCCAGACTATCATTGACTTTCTTAAAGCCATCTAAATCGAGAAATAGGACAGCAAACTGATAATTGGAGTCTTTTTGGGTCTTTTCAATGGCCCGTTGTAGATATTCAACAAACAAAGCGCGGTTGGGAAGATTGGTAAGATGATCGTAAAAGGCATGATGTTCGAGTTGCTCTTCCGCTTGTTTGCGATCGCTGATATCAGTTTGAATCCCAATAAAGTGGGTCAGATGGCCTTGAGTATTAAAAACTGGCGACATCCGCAGTTCATTCCAAAATAGTTGACCATCTTTACGCACATTTTGCAGAATGGCATGGCATTCTGTTCCTTGTTCAATAGCTTGACGAATTGCATCAAGGGCATTTTGATCTCGGTAAATCCCTTGTAGAAAACGGCAGTTCTGACCTAGTACATCTTCTCGCTTATATCCCGTAATCTCTTCAAAGGCTGGATTGACATAAACAATCGGATTATCCGGTTGAGTGGAATCAGTAATAATAATGCCATTATTGCTAGAGGCGATCGCCCGCTCCATCAAATTTAATTGATCTTGGGCTTGTAGGCGAGTCATCACGCTCGTTAGCACATTGGCGATCGTTTGCAAAAATGATACATCTTCCTGGGTAAAGGGTCGATACTCCCTCGCATACACACTTAACACCCCAAACGGCCCCTCGGAACCTGGAATCCCAGAAATAATCGTACTTACCCCAGAAACCACCCGATGATTATGCAACAGAGGAGAACCACTAAATCGAGTTTCTATCGGCAAATCTTCCACAATAATGGATTTTCCCTGAGATAAAGTATACCCAGCATGACAAGTGGGTTGAGCGCTTAACATCGCTTGACCCACCAATTCAGCTTGCCACCCTACCCCTGACCGGAGCAACAGTGTCTGATAATTCGGTAACAATTCCAAGATTGCACTATAGTCTACCGACAAGGTTTCACTGACCAATTCCACGGCTGTTTGCATTACAGCATCAAGATCGTGATCCTCTAAAGCCTTTTGGCTCAGTTCTGAAACCGCAGCTTGCTGTTGTAGACGGGAGTGTAATTCAATCTCCACCTGCTTATGATCGGTCATATCCCGACCCACCATATAAATTAACCCCTCATCTGGATCAGGAACCGCAGTCCAAGCAATCCACCGATAGGAGCCATCTTGACAGCAATATCGATTTTCTAAATCAAGGCGGGGTTGTCCTGAGACTAATCGCTCTAATGCCAGGCGAGTAGGCTTTTTATCCTCTGGGTGGATGAACTGCAAGAAATTCTGTTGAGATAATTCTTCTGGGCTATATCCTAATGTCGTTTCCCATGTCAGATTTATTTTTTGTAGATTCCCCTGAAAGTCAATCAGACAGAGGAGTTCTAGGGACAGGTTAAAAAAACGTTCCTGATGATTGGTCTCAGTTGTCATCCGACCCTCATGCCAATGCAAAGGGTCTGTTTGTCGGATAGATTTCTGAAATTGTTGAAGATGTTGTTGCACTGCGAAAATCCCTATGGAACTTTTGAATCAATCATCAACTTTTTCCCTTACAATTCTCCTATTTATTTGTTAAATATCAAATGATACATTAATTCTAGCATTTTTCAGATAGACTTGAGGGGGTTTCGGGTTGACCTGATATTAGATATAGAGTAAACACTATCTTTGAGAAAAAACAAATAGAGATTTATAATGGCATTGATTAGGAGATGATGTAGTCAGGGATCAATAGGATCGAGTCTAAATAATGATTAATATTTTTGATTCTCCATAGATATGTTTTTAGGGATTCTCTTGATAATTCTATCAACCAAGAGATTAGTCATTGGGTTTTATCTTATTGTTAAAATAAAAACAACAGTGAATGAAAAAACAAATTGATCAAAGAATTCCAGTGATTACTTTTAAATAAATTTCCACTAATATATCCATGATCGGATTTACTCTGAAGTCCGATCAAAGAATCATAAATTATTTCTAAAATAATTTTTTATTAATATTTATTTTACCTAATCTTAACCAAAAGAGCGCCATAAAGGGTTAACCTGCAATCAACATCTTCTCGTACACTGAAGATTGCCCTAATCTCAAACTTGATTGATCTTATGTTTTCCTTCTCTAACTGCAAGCGTAAAAGCATTTCCCTATTAATTGCAGCCCTGAGCGCTGTAGCCTTAGCCTCCTGTGCTGGTGGAGATGATACATCTCAAGTGGGAAGCACTACAGGTGGAGGTGAAGCGAAATCCACCAGCAAATTGGCCCTAGCCGGTAACACCAGTTTAACGGGAGCCGGAGCCTCTTTTCCCGCCCCTCTTTACCAACGCTGGTTCCTAGACTTTAGTAATGCAACCCCCAACCTTCAGATTGACTATCAGTCGGTTGGTAGTGGAGCTGGGGTAGAACGATTTATGCAAAACTTGGTTAACTTTGGAGCCAGTGATGTAGCGATGAAAGATGATGAAATCTCCGAAGTTGACAAAGGCGTTTTGATGCTCCCCATGACCGCTGGAAGTGTGGTAATGGCTTATAACCTTCCAGGTGTTGATGAACTCAACTTAACCCAAGAAGCTTTGATTGATATCCTCTTAGGGAATATTACCCAATGGAATGACCCCAAAATTGCCTCAGCTAATTCCGGTATCACTCTTCCAGATACAAATATCACCGTAGTTTATCGGTCTGACGGTAGCGGAACCACAGGGGTGTTCACTAAAAATCTGAGCGCCATGAGCGAAGAGTGGAAAAACCAAGTTGGTGAAGGCAAAACTGTAGAATGGCCGGTTGGTATTGGTGGAGCCAAAAATGATGGGGTAGCCGCCCAAGTCAGGCAAACAGAAGGAGCCATTGGTTATCTAGAGCTAGGATTTGCCAAAAGCGCCGGCTTGAATATGGCATCCCTAGAAAATAAATCGGGTAATTTTATTTATCCCACTGATGAAGCAGCATCTCAATCCCTGGCAGCGGTGCAATTACCGGAAAACTTACGCGCTTTTGTCACGAACCCAGAAGGGGAAGAGTCTTATCCGATTGTCACCTATACTTGGTTGCTGGCCTACAAGGAATATGATGATCCAGAAATTGCCAAGTCTGTCGAAGCCATGATTGAATATGGTCTGAACGAGGGACAAACGATTAGTGCCGATTTGGGCTACATTCCCTTACCGGATAACGTGCGGGAAAAAGTGGCCATGGTTGCTGATTCCATTAGCCCAGATTATGAGATTGAAGTGAAATAGAGTCTCAATTTCCTCGTGCGATTAGGAGTAAGGGACTCCCTTACTCCTAACCCTTGATTCCCCACCTATGTTATTAATGTTATTCTATGGTTTCTGTAGCAAAAGCTGAATCTGGGCGATCGCGCTCTAATGTAGAAAAAAACTTAGACCGAGGTTTTATTGGTCTTACCTTTATTTTTGCCTTATCCATTGCCGCTATCCTAATTATCATCACCCTCACTGTGGGTTTGGGTGCTCTTGATGCTCTGCAACAATTTGGTATTCCCTTTCTCTTCCAAAGTGCCTGGAACCCGGTTCAAGATGAATATGGGATTTGGCCCATGATCTACGGAACGATGATGAGTGCAGCCATTGCTCTAATGATTGCTGTACCTCTCGGTCTGGGAACGGCTGTTTTCCTGAGTGAAGACTTTATTCCCGTCAATATCCGTACTGTTTTGGTGTTTCTTGTCGAACTGCTGGCAGCTATTCCCAGTGTGGTGTATGGATTATGGGGGATTTTCGTCTTAATTCCTCTGATCAAGCCTATGGGTGACTTTATGCATAACACCTTTGGGTGGTTTCCCTTGTTTAGCACCCCTCTAGCTGGCCCAGGCATGTTACCGGCTGGATTAGTCCTATCTATTATGATTCTACCGATTATTACGGCGATCGCCCGTGATTCCCTAGCTAGCTTGCCTCCAGACCTGCGACAAGCCTCCCTAGGACTCGGTGCAACCCGGTGGGTCACCATTTTTCGCGTTCTCCTGCCAGCCGCCTTCTCCGGTATCGTTGGCGGAATTATGTTAGCTCTTGGTCGAGCCATGGGAGAAACCATGGCAGCTACCATGCTCATCGGTAACTCTAACAAAATGAGCCTCTCGATTTTGGCTCCCGGTAATACCATTGCCTCATTGATGGCGAACCAATTCCCTGAAGCCTCTGGACTACAGGTTTCTGCCCTCATGTACGCCGGTTTGATTCTGATGATTCTGACCTTAGTCGTCAATGTGCTAGCTGAATGGATTGTCAATCAAGTCAAAGCCAAATATGACTAGGTTAATAGGTAATGGCTAAATTTCCCCCTATTCCCTATTTCCTATTCCCTATTCCCTATTCCCTGACTTTATGAACCCTTCTACAGAATCGAAGTCCCTAGCCAGTAGCCTAATCCAAGATAATAGCCGCCCCAGAGCCATATTTGATCGGGTGATGACAACCATTTCTGGGATTTGTATTGGACTAACAATATTGCCCCTATTTGCGGTCTTAATTTATGTGATTATTAAAGGAGGATCGCGCCTAAGTCTAGCTCTATTCACCCAATTGCCACCAGCAGCCGGACAAACTGGAGGAGGAATTGCTAACGCTATCCTAGGAACGTTTATTACCGTCGGCATTGCCAGCGTAATTGCTGTACCTATTGGCGTATTGGCAGCCGTTTATCTATCTGAATTTAGTTCGAGTAGCCAAGTCGCCCGTAAAGTGGCTCGTGGAATTCGGTTTGCCACGAATGTCCTGAGTGGTGTGCCCTCCATTATTGCTGGAGTCTTTGCATATAGTTTAGTTGTTTTAACCACAGGAACCTTTTCTGCCTTAGCAGGAGGCGTAGCCCTATCGGTGTTAATGCTTCCTACCATTATTCGGACCACCGACGAAGCACTGCAAATTGTACCTCAAGATATTCGTTGGGCATCCGTTGGTGTAGGAGCATCCAATTATCAAACTGTCCTTAAAGTGGTTTTACCCGCTGCCCTCCCTGCCATTTTGACTGGAGTCACCCTAGCGGTTGCCCGTGCTTCGGGAGAAACCGCGCCCCTCCTATTTACGGCACTCAATTCTAATTTTTGGCCCAGAGGCTTGATGGCTCCTACGCCATCCTTAGCCGTGCTAGTTTACAACTTTGCGAGTAGTTTTGATCTGAAACTGCAAGAATTAGCTTGGGCAGCATCTTTAGTCTTAGTCATGTTGGTATTAATCAGTAGTATTATTGCTCGATTAGCCACCCGTCAAAGTCAGTTTTAATGTTTATACGTTTATTCAAGAATTGAGGAAAGACCATGACCAATGCAGATTCAACAAATGCAGATTCAACTACAGTGAACAAAACTGAAACCGTCTTAAGAACTGACAATGTAAGTATTTTTTACGGTGATTTTAAAGCGGTTCGGGATGTATCTATGGACATTCCCAAAAATCGTGTAACTGCTTTTATTGGCCCATCAGGATGCGGTAAAAGTACGATTTTAAGGTGTTTTAATCGTCTGAATGACTTAATTCCCATCTTTAAGTTGGAAGGAAAAATCTTCTATCACGATCAAAGTTTATACGAAAATAACATTGATGCAGTGGAAGTTCGCCGACGGATTGGCATGGTGTTTCAAAAACCCAACCCTTTCCCCAAATCCATTTATGATAATATCGCCTATGGTGTGCGGATTAATGGGTTAGGTAAATCTAAGTCAGAGATTGACGAAATTGTGGAGCGATCGCTCCGTCAAGCGGCCCTATGGGATGAAGTCAAAGATAAAATGCACCAAAGTGGGTTTGCCCTGTCTGGAGGACAACAACAGCGCCTGTGTATTGCTCGCACAGTTGCTATTAATCCGGATGTGGTGTTAATGGATGAACCCTGTGCATCCCTCGACCCCATTTCTACCCTCAAAGTAGAAGAACTGATCCATGAACTCAAAGAAAATTACACCATTGTAATTGTGACTCACAATATGCAACAGGCTTCGCGGGTGTCTGATATGACTGCCTTCTTCAACGCTAAAGCAATTGAAGGGGGTAAACGGTTTGGGTATTTAGTCGAATATGACAATACAGAAGATATTTTCCAAAATCCCCAAGAAGAAGCCACTCAGCAGTATGTCAGTGGACGCTTTGGATAAGATTAATCACGACCCAATGATCGCCAACGTCACCATTCACGATAGGATCAACTGACGAGTAAATCTCAATGATGCAGTTTTTGATGATCCTTATGAAGCGATTTTTTGCACGATTGCTACCCTTGATTTTAGTGGCGATCATGGGTTTGGTTGGGTGTTCCAACACCCCTTCTGTGATTACAGGCAACTATTCTCAAGATACTTTGAATATGGTTGATAGCCTACGCACAGCGATTGAACTTCCTGAAGATGCTCCCAATAAGGCTGAGGCTCAAGCAGAGGCAAGGGAGTTAATTAATCAATATGCGTCTCGATATCGTCGAGATAGATCTGTGGCTACTTTAACTTCATTTACCACAATCCGCACAGCACTCAACAGTTTGGCAGGACATTATAGTTCTTATCCGAATCGTCCGGTTCCAGAAAAGTTAAAACAACGGATTAACCAGGAATTGCGCCAAGTCGAAGCAGCGCTTAAACGGGGAGCCTAATTGCCCAGTCTCAAGGCTAATCGGTAATAAGTAATGGGTAAACGGTTTTTCCCTAGAGAAACCCAGTTTTACTCATTACTCACTCCTCATTACTCCTAGGTTAAGGCTGGGGTTAGATTGGGGTTTGGTTCGTTTTGCAAGAGTCCCGTTAACAGAGAAGCTGGGTGTTCGGGGTAAGGCCAAGCAAAAGCATGACGGAATGAAGCATCTTGACAGGCTTGGAGTTGCTCAAAGTCGATGATGTCTAAAGTTAGTAAGTTTTCATATTCAAAGGGTAGACGAACATTATGGAGTCCGGCATTATCGGTGCAAATAGCAATGTCTACCCCAGCGTCAAAACAGCGATCAAAGACAATTTTCAGTTCACTTAAGTCGTCTAGAGTTCCTGTTTTCAGGTAGGTAGTCGGGCATACTTCTAGACATTGCCCTTGCCTCGCCAGTTGCGGTAAGAGATGAGGGTAGTGGAGGGGAATTTGAATCCCATGGCCAATACGCATCAGATAGGGGAGTAGTTCAGGATAACAACCCTCATGGGTTTCGTAGAGATGTCCGGTTGTTTTGAGGCCGAGCGATCGCGCATACTCATAGAGCTGAATTAATTCCGACAAGCGATCGCCATAATGGGCATCTCCACCTGCAAGATCAATCCCACAAACATATTCAGGCATTTGGGCGGCAAGTTCCACAATCGCCCGATTTACCTCATCAGGCAGACGAGAATGGGTACAGAGGATCTGGCTTGTAATAATACTATAGTTATGATTTTGGCTCGCCTGACCTACAGCTTCCACAATAGCCGCCATGCGATCGATACGATCATTCTGGCTATACTCTTCTGGAGTCCGTAGGTAAGGCGTATAGCGTAATTCCAAATAGGCTAAATTTTCAAACACATAAGCCCCTCGAATCAAGCGATAAATAAAATAGGGTAATGTGTCTAAAGTTTGGGTTTTCTCAACTAAGGTATGGAGTTCTAAATATTCATCTAAGGTTTTCCGAGGACGGGTATAGAAATCTTCAAACTCAGGATACTCAGCAAACTGCTCAGACCATTCTGAGCCACTACGGTGAAAATAGCGCCAGAGAATGCGAGGGACGACCGAACCGCCTAAGTGTCGGTGGAGTTCAGCATAAAGAGCCACAAGGATAACCTCTTAAAATCTGCGATCGATGGAATTTAATCACATTTCACCTCCTATGGTAATCCTGAAAATTTAGTTCAGCACCCTTCAGGACAAATTTCAATCCGTTACTCCAAAGATCAAAAATTTTTAAGAGACGCTTTCAATTCGGGTTAAGCGGGCCCCTAGATTTCGCAGTTTGACTTCAAGCTGTTCATATCCCCGGTCTAGATGTTGTAAATCTTGAACGGTTGTGGTGCCTTCAGCAGCTAATCCCGCTAAAACTAGAGCAGCGGAAGCCCGTAAATCTGTGGCTAATACCGGCGCACCTGATAACAGGGGTACACCTTTAACAATAGCTATATTCCCCTTAACACGGATATTGGCTCCCATGCGTTGTAATTCAGCCACATGGCGTAGACGATTTTCAAACACGGTTTCGGTGACCATACTATTACCATCGGCTACGGTGAGCAAAGCCATAAACTGGGCTTGCATATCTGTGGGAAAGCCAGGATAAGGAAGGGTTTCAATGTCTGTCGGCAAAATGCGCTCTGCGGGAAGAAGGCGTAATTGTCTTTCTCCTTCTTTGATTACTTTTGCGCCCGTTTCTTCTAATTTAGCGATTACTGGAGTCAGGTGAGAGGCAATCACCCGATTGAGCAACAATTCGGATTGGGTAATGGCAGCCGCGACTAAAAAGGTTCCAGCCTCAATGCGATCGGGAATGACTTCATAGTCGGTACTATGCAGTTGAGAAACCCCTTCAATCCAAATCGTTTTTGTGCCAGCTCCCTTAATGCGAGCGCCCATAGAACGACAGAAGTTAGCCAAATCTACAACTTCGGGTTCTTGCGCAGCATTTTCAATACAGGTTTCCCCATCCGCTAAGGTCGCTGCCATCATCAGGGTTTCCGTTGCCCCCACACTGGGATAATCCAGATAGATTTTAGCTCCTTTGAGTTTACCCTGGGGAGCATAGGCATTCACAACTCCATGTTCGATTTGGACATGGGCCCCCATGGCTTGGAGTCCGCGCACATGCAGATCTACAGGACGAGCGCCGATCGCACAGCCACCGGGTAAGGGGACTTGGGCTGTACCCAAACGGGCTAATAAGGGGCCAATAATAAAGAAACTGGCTCGCAGTTGGCTAACTACTTCATAGGGTGCTTGTCCTTGAGTGATGTCAGTGGCATCCAATTCTAGGGTGTCTCCCTGGCGTTGGAGCTGAATGCCCAAAGATTCTAGAATCTGGCCCATGCGATTGACATCAACCAGGTTGGGTACATTGCGTAATCGGCAAGTTTGGGAGCAAAGTACTACGCCTGCGAGAATAGCTAAGGCGGAGTTTTTGGCTCCACTGATCTGCACTTGGCCGCTTAAGCGGAATTTGCCTTCAATTTCAAGCATAGAAGGGGTTTTTGCCGCTGCCACAGGCGCGACATTAGTTGAAATCACGGTATTAATAGCTCTATCCTCCAAAAATTAAGTAATTCTTACCATAGGTTCCGAAGTTGGTTTGATTGTACCGGAAAGTTTTCCAGTACGCTAATCCAATCTCCGGATCTTTTATTCAGTTTTCAGAGGCACGGGCTTCTAGCCATAGGGGAACGACAATCCAAGCGATGAGGAGAAGTAGGGCGAGGATCGCAAATTGTCCCACCCAAGCGATGAGTTGCTCGAGGGAAATGAGGTGACCAACAAAGAACGCGAGACTCACCATAACACTTGCCCAAAGGGTGGCTCCAGCAACGTTACAGAGGAGGAATTTAGGATAGGGCATTTCTACAATACCTGCGATCGGTCCAGCAAAGATCCGCAGCAGGGCAATGAAGCGACCGAGAAAGACGGCGCGAGCGGCATTTTGCTGAAATTTGCTTTTGGCATTTTCCAGTTGATGTTCAGCGACTCGAAAGAATTTGCCTACTTTGAGCAGTAGGGGCCATCCTCCGGTTCTGCCGATCCAATATCCACAACTATCCCCGATCGCCGCTCCGGCGATCGCACTAATGAGAACTCGCCAATATACCATTTCACCGCTACCCGCTAGAAATCCACCAACGAGGGTAATGGTTTCACCGGGTAGGGGGAGTCCGGTATTTTCGAGCATTATGCCCAGGAAGATGGTCCAGTATCCGTATTGACTGGCGAGGGATTGAATTGTATCGAGTGAGAGAAATTCTAAGGACATGCAAACCAGGTAGGTGAGAAGAGAACGTATGAGTTACGTTGTCAGATTAAGCTTTTTTCGATCTTGGCGTGTAATCCAGGTACTGTCAATCTGGATTGGGGATCAATGCTTCAGGAAAGTTTGGGTAATCTGGTGAAGTTCTGAGAAAGTGTTGTTTTTGGGGCTGACAATTCTCAATTTTCACGCTTATATTAAGAAGGTCTTAAGAGGCGATCGCTAGAGTATGATTACTTAAAGCTAGAGTTCGGTCACTCAGTTTACCAACTTTTTTAGCTTTAGATCTTAGATTGGTCAAGGAACTCAACCTCCTAGGGACTTACTAAAAGGATAATCACGATGACAAGTACAGCAATGGGTCAGTTTACGGTTCTTCACCCTCAAGGGTCTTTTGATGCTCAGAGGGGTGAACAGATTTCTCGGCAGATTGAGGAGATCTCCTCTCAAATGTCTATCCTTTGTCTAGATTTGGCTGGGGTGGGTTTTATGGATAGTGCGGGTTTAGGTAAATTGGTTCATGGACTCAAAGCAGCTCGCCAGCAGGGTTGCCGCCTGGTTCTGTGCAATATTCCAGGACAGGTGAAATTAATATTAGATATCGCTAGACTAGAAGGTGTATTTGAAATTTACCCTTCCTACGAAAAAGTATTAGAGGTGTTTCAACCGGATCAATTGATGGCATTAAGCGCTGTTTGAAGGAAGCGGAAGCGGTTTGATTTGCAAGTCGATGAGGGGGGTTCCGATTTGGCAATACCAATAACTGGTGAGTAAGTCTGGCTCTTGAACCCCCAAACTGGCTAAGACTGGGGTATCAGGAAACGGAATCAGGCGATCGAAGCAGGGATTGGATGTGCCTCCAAACTGAAGCAGATAAACGCCAGGAATAGCTTGAATATGGCGCAGCAATTGATAACCGAGTTGGTACAGGGTTTGACGAGTTCGATCGCCTAGATGTAGGGGTTGATGATAGGTCAGGTTCCCATTTTGAATCGCTTCACCATAAAGCGGGCCTTTGGCGCTGAGAATAATTGGTAACCAATTTTTTCCTTCACCGATCGGATATCCCCAGATGGAAACTGTTTGCTGCAAGGACTCTATGGAGCGACAAAATTCGTAAGTTTTTTGACCCAAAAACGGAAGATGATCGGGAATATTGAGGGTGAGTGGACAGAACAAAACCTCCTCTGAAGCTTTGAGCGTTTGGATCGATTGAATCGTTGTGTCAATCTTGGGTGAAATCCGTTGTATTGTGTCCTGTAATTTGATGGGTAGAGTAGCCGAGCGATCGCGCTCTGACTCGACAACGATCTGTACAGAGGAATAGATCATGGCGATCGGTTAGGTTTGGGGAGAGGTGATGGGAAAGTTAGGTAAATCAATGCGAGACGGGTTACGGGTTCTCATGGCTAACCGATAACTGACGCTTTGTAATTCAGCATGGAGTTGCCTATTTTCCCGTTGCAGGAGGGAAACCTTTTCCCGGATGGGTTCCATGCGTTCGGCAAATTTTTGCCGATAGAGATGGGGAAGTTCTTGTACGACTTGTTCGAGCATTCCAGAGCGATCGCTTAATTCTTGCACGGACTGGCGCAGTTGATAAATCTCACCATCTCGCTCTTGAATTTGTTCTTGATAAAACTGTACTTGCTCTTCCACCTTTTGCAGTTGCTCTTGTAGCGATCGCAAATTTTCGGTTTGATCTGCTGACCCAGTTTGAGCCGGGATAAATGAGGCGTTTCCTTTCACTAAGCGAAACAGTTCTTGAGACAACTGTTGTACCAATTGATCTCTTAAGGTTAACTCTTCCTGCAAGCGCGTCATTTCGGCTTGAAATTCCTGAATAGCTTCCGAGTCAGAAGAATGGGTCATGTTTTTAGGTCTCCTTTGGGTAATGGGGAATAGGGAATGGAAAATAGGTTAGGTATTGATGGGAGATCCTCCATATACAGGTTCCAAGGAACTGACCGGTTCCGGCTCGATCGCCTCCTCATACAAGGCTAGATCGAACCAAAAGGTTGTACCGACTCCCACTTCACTGACCAATTGTACACAACTATTATGTTTGTCAATAATATTGCGAACAATAGATAATCCAAGTCCCGTTCCTTCCAACGTATGCACCCGGTTTTCCACTCGATAGAACCGGTCAAAAATAGCAGCTTGATCTTCCGTGTCAATGCCGATTCCCGTATCAGATATTTCAATACGGACAACGTTCTGATTGCTCTGAGGACAATAGGCACGAATCATAACTTTACCTTGGGACTCTGTAAATTTAAGAGAATTTCCCACTAGATTCGTGAGGACTTGGAGGAGTAAATCATAATGGCCCCAAATTTTAGGTAAATCGGCTTCAATTTCTTGTCCGAGTTCAATCCCTTTATCTTTGGCATTGAGTTGATACGTGCGTAGGGTTTGCTCAATCAGTTGTCCCACATAAACTGCATCCAAATGATAAGTGCGGCTCGATTCTAGGCGAGATAAATCTAAGACATCATTGACCAACCGGGTGAGGCGATCGGTTTCATGATTGGCGGTTTCCAGAAAATCTCGCCGTTCCACATCACTCAATTCTTCTCCATATTCATAAAGGGTTTCGATAAATCCTTTAATATTAAATAATGGTGTTCTCAGTTCATGGGAAACATTACTAATAAATTGGCTTTTTGCTTCATTGAGTTCTACTTCGCGGGTAATATCTTGAACGGTTATAGCAATCCCTTTCAAGTTGCCAATATTTGCATTTTCTAAATTCGGTTTAATATGATGCTCATACAAGACACATTCTTGGGCTAGGGGGCGTTCTGGAACCACACAAGTGTCATTCGCATCGTGTAAGCAGTCTTGACATAGGGCATTTTCTCCCGTGGCGCGATGGGATAACACGGTCGTGAGTAAAATTCTCACTGTGCGTTTAACAGGTTCGGTTAAGGTGATGCGAAACTCATAGATAGATGCACCATCAGACGGAGAAAATTTCCCTTGGACAATTTCATAGAGAGGACGAGTGAGTTTAACTTGTAGGGGGGGAGGAACATAGCGTAAAACGTTTTTGCCCACCACGGATTCTCCATCCCAATCAAACATGCGGCGAGCATTAGGATTAACTAAAATGATATTGAGATCGGTATCTAATAAGATGGCTCCATCAGCAATGGTAGAGACT
It encodes the following:
- a CDS encoding adenosine deaminase, encoding MALYAELHRHLGGSVVPRILWRYFHRSGSEWSEQFAEYPEFEDFYTRPRKTLDEYLELHTLVEKTQTLDTLPYFIYRLIRGAYVFENLAYLELRYTPYLRTPEEYSQNDRIDRMAAIVEAVGQASQNHNYSIITSQILCTHSRLPDEVNRAIVELAAQMPEYVCGIDLAGGDAHYGDRLSELIQLYEYARSLGLKTTGHLYETHEGCYPELLPYLMRIGHGIQIPLHYPHLLPQLARQGQCLEVCPTTYLKTGTLDDLSELKIVFDRCFDAGVDIAICTDNAGLHNVRLPFEYENLLTLDIIDFEQLQACQDASFRHAFAWPYPEHPASLLTGLLQNEPNPNLTPALT
- the murA gene encoding UDP-N-acetylglucosamine 1-carboxyvinyltransferase; translated protein: MEDRAINTVISTNVAPVAAAKTPSMLEIEGKFRLSGQVQISGAKNSALAILAGVVLCSQTCRLRNVPNLVDVNRMGQILESLGIQLQRQGDTLELDATDITQGQAPYEVVSQLRASFFIIGPLLARLGTAQVPLPGGCAIGARPVDLHVRGLQAMGAHVQIEHGVVNAYAPQGKLKGAKIYLDYPSVGATETLMMAATLADGETCIENAAQEPEVVDLANFCRSMGARIKGAGTKTIWIEGVSQLHSTDYEVIPDRIEAGTFLVAAAITQSELLLNRVIASHLTPVIAKLEETGAKVIKEGERQLRLLPAERILPTDIETLPYPGFPTDMQAQFMALLTVADGNSMVTETVFENRLRHVAELQRMGANIRVKGNIAIVKGVPLLSGAPVLATDLRASAALVLAGLAAEGTTTVQDLQHLDRGYEQLEVKLRNLGARLTRIESVS
- a CDS encoding DedA family protein is translated as MSLEFLSLDTIQSLASQYGYWTIFLGIMLENTGLPLPGETITLVGGFLAGSGEMVYWRVLISAIAGAAIGDSCGYWIGRTGGWPLLLKVGKFFRVAEHQLENAKSKFQQNAARAVFLGRFIALLRIFAGPIAGIVEMPYPKFLLCNVAGATLWASVMVSLAFFVGHLISLEQLIAWVGQFAILALLLLIAWIVVPLWLEARASEN
- a CDS encoding STAS domain-containing protein, with product MTSTAMGQFTVLHPQGSFDAQRGEQISRQIEEISSQMSILCLDLAGVGFMDSAGLGKLVHGLKAARQQGCRLVLCNIPGQVKLILDIARLEGVFEIYPSYEKVLEVFQPDQLMALSAV
- a CDS encoding Npun_F5560 family protein, with translation MTHSSDSEAIQEFQAEMTRLQEELTLRDQLVQQLSQELFRLVKGNASFIPAQTGSADQTENLRSLQEQLQKVEEQVQFYQEQIQERDGEIYQLRQSVQELSDRSGMLEQVVQELPHLYRQKFAERMEPIREKVSLLQRENRQLHAELQSVSYRLAMRTRNPSRIDLPNFPITSPQT
- a CDS encoding ATP-binding protein; amino-acid sequence: MVALLKNIKGAIAHWWSEFTLQTRLMAAATLAVSLIMSSLTFWAVNTIQLDARLHDTRFGQDLGLLLASNVTPLVAENNLTEVARFSQRFYNSTSNIRYLLYADRDGRLFFGLPFWDSEVQTSLSIERRIQLPENYITSSQIPLVRQHQTPDGEVTDVFVPLIDDNQYLGVLAIGINPNPTVVTSSNLTRDVTLAVFVSIWSMVILGGVFNALAITQPIKELLAGVKSIAAGNFKQRIDLPLSGELGELICSFNDMAERLESYEEQNIEELTAEKAKLETLVSTIADGAILLDTDLNIILVNPNARRMFDWDGESVVGKNVLRYVPPPLQVKLTRPLYEIVQGKFSPSDGASIYEFRITLTEPVKRTVRILLTTVLSHRATGENALCQDCLHDANDTCVVPERPLAQECVLYEHHIKPNLENANIGNLKGIAITVQDITREVELNEAKSQFISNVSHELRTPLFNIKGFIETLYEYGEELSDVERRDFLETANHETDRLTRLVNDVLDLSRLESSRTYHLDAVYVGQLIEQTLRTYQLNAKDKGIELGQEIEADLPKIWGHYDLLLQVLTNLVGNSLKFTESQGKVMIRAYCPQSNQNVVRIEISDTGIGIDTEDQAAIFDRFYRVENRVHTLEGTGLGLSIVRNIIDKHNSCVQLVSEVGVGTTFWFDLALYEEAIEPEPVSSLEPVYGGSPINT